One Paraglaciecola mesophila genomic region harbors:
- a CDS encoding NADP-dependent oxidoreductase yields the protein MKNTQFLLAKRPVGTPTRDNWEQVESDIPELGPNQVLVKIAYISLDPAMRGWMNDGKSYIAPVKIGEVMRASTVGEVISSTSPDYREGDYVFGHGGVQQFAVSDAKDLHKIDISIAPLERYLGVLGMPGMTAYFGLLNTGQPKEGETVVVSGAAGAVGTVVGQIAKLNGCTVIGIAGGKDKCQYLVDELGFDGAIDYKSENVKKALKTLCPEGVDVYFDNVGGEILDDVLTQIRMHARIVICGAISQYNNTASVKGPSNYLSLLVNRARMEGIVVFDNVKHYGEAAEQMAKWIAEGKLKAKEHVVKGIEHFPETLLMLFNGENTGKLVLKVDNE from the coding sequence ATGAAAAATACACAGTTTTTATTGGCCAAGCGACCCGTGGGGACACCAACGAGAGATAACTGGGAGCAGGTAGAAAGTGATATCCCTGAGTTGGGCCCAAACCAAGTATTAGTAAAAATCGCTTATATTTCTCTCGATCCGGCAATGCGTGGCTGGATGAATGACGGTAAATCATATATTGCCCCAGTGAAAATAGGCGAAGTAATGCGTGCCAGTACCGTTGGTGAAGTGATTTCATCAACGTCCCCTGATTACCGCGAAGGGGACTATGTTTTCGGTCATGGTGGAGTACAGCAATTTGCTGTTTCAGATGCTAAAGATTTACACAAAATTGATATTAGTATTGCGCCATTAGAGCGCTATTTAGGTGTGCTGGGCATGCCAGGCATGACCGCTTATTTTGGTTTGCTCAATACCGGACAGCCTAAAGAAGGTGAAACGGTAGTCGTATCAGGCGCTGCTGGGGCAGTCGGCACGGTTGTTGGGCAAATTGCTAAATTAAATGGCTGTACTGTTATTGGTATCGCAGGTGGTAAAGATAAATGCCAATATCTTGTGGACGAATTAGGCTTTGATGGCGCGATAGATTACAAAAGCGAAAACGTAAAAAAAGCGCTTAAAACTCTGTGTCCAGAAGGCGTTGACGTCTATTTTGATAATGTAGGCGGTGAGATTTTAGATGATGTACTCACACAAATTCGTATGCATGCGCGGATCGTAATCTGTGGTGCTATTAGTCAATATAACAATACAGCATCGGTTAAAGGCCCTTCAAATTATTTGTCGCTACTGGTGAATCGCGCACGTATGGAAGGCATTGTAGTTTTTGACAATGTTAAACACTACGGTGAAGCCGCTGAGCAAATGGCGAAGTGGATTGCTGAGGGTAAATTAAAGGCCAAAGAGCATGTGGTAAAAGGGATTGAGCATTTCCCCGAGACCTTACTCATGTTATTTAACGGTGAAAATACAGGAAAGCTTGTTCTGAAGGTGGATAACGAATAA
- a CDS encoding SDR family NAD(P)-dependent oxidoreductase translates to MSDNSVAGKHILITGGASGIGAESALLLSKRGANITIGDLNEPDGNALVQRINDEGGQARFCKVDVSVSESVEVLFRTAISDLGNIDVVINNAGIDHDPKFMLEIDDATFHKNIAVNVNGVWYCMKHALAHMMGNGGGHIINISSVAGIRAAPTLSAYSAAKHAVVGLTKTAAVEYARHNIRFNAVCPSFVRTPMVENVLSKLDERGQKALVRANPMKRLGEPQEIAGAIAWLCTPESSFMTGHTVVLDGGMTA, encoded by the coding sequence ATGAGTGATAACAGCGTAGCTGGAAAGCATATATTAATCACAGGCGGAGCGTCAGGTATCGGTGCTGAGTCCGCATTATTGTTAAGTAAGCGCGGTGCAAACATCACTATCGGCGACTTGAATGAGCCTGATGGCAATGCCTTAGTTCAGCGTATAAACGATGAAGGCGGTCAAGCACGTTTTTGCAAAGTGGATGTCAGCGTAAGCGAATCGGTTGAGGTATTGTTTAGAACCGCTATCAGTGACTTAGGCAATATTGATGTAGTCATCAATAATGCCGGTATTGATCACGATCCCAAATTCATGCTTGAAATTGATGATGCGACATTTCATAAAAATATCGCCGTGAACGTCAATGGTGTGTGGTACTGCATGAAACACGCACTGGCGCACATGATGGGAAATGGCGGTGGTCACATCATTAATATTTCATCAGTGGCAGGCATTCGCGCTGCCCCCACTTTGTCAGCGTATAGCGCAGCAAAACATGCGGTGGTGGGGTTAACGAAAACAGCGGCAGTTGAATACGCTAGACACAACATTCGTTTTAATGCCGTTTGTCCAAGCTTTGTTCGTACCCCTATGGTGGAGAATGTACTTTCAAAATTAGATGAACGTGGGCAAAAAGCATTGGTGAGAGCAAATCCTATGAAACGCCTAGGTGAGCCACAAGAAATTGCTGGAGCAATCGCCTGGCTATGCACTCCAGAATCAAGTTTTATGACTGGGCATACAGTGGTCTTAGACGGCGGAATGACCGCGTAA
- a CDS encoding SDR family oxidoreductase yields MKTELFDLTGKVALVTGASRGIGESIARLLATYGAHVIVSSRKIDGCEAVAQSIRDAGGKATALACHVGEMAQIDATFESIKNDFGKLDILVNNAAANPYFGHILDTDLAAYEKTVDVNIRGYFFMSVAAGKMMKEQGGGVILNTASVNGISPGAMQGIYSVTKAAVISMTKAFAKECGPLNIRVNALLPGLTETKFASALTSNDKILKTALMTIPLGRVAQPDEMAGTVLYLVSDASTYTTGTTITVDGGYLA; encoded by the coding sequence ATGAAAACAGAATTATTTGATTTAACGGGGAAAGTTGCGTTAGTCACTGGCGCGAGTCGTGGAATTGGTGAATCAATCGCAAGATTACTTGCTACGTATGGTGCCCATGTGATCGTATCAAGCCGTAAAATTGATGGCTGCGAAGCGGTCGCACAGAGCATTCGTGATGCAGGGGGAAAAGCCACTGCATTAGCCTGTCATGTAGGTGAGATGGCACAAATTGATGCAACGTTTGAGAGTATCAAAAATGATTTTGGTAAGCTGGATATTTTAGTCAATAATGCCGCAGCTAATCCGTACTTTGGCCATATTCTAGATACGGATTTAGCAGCCTACGAAAAAACGGTTGACGTCAATATTCGTGGGTATTTCTTTATGTCAGTTGCTGCGGGTAAAATGATGAAAGAGCAGGGCGGCGGGGTAATACTCAATACAGCTTCGGTGAACGGTATTTCTCCTGGCGCTATGCAAGGTATATATTCTGTCACCAAAGCAGCCGTTATCAGTATGACTAAAGCGTTTGCCAAGGAGTGTGGCCCGTTGAATATCCGTGTTAATGCTTTACTTCCGGGACTCACTGAGACGAAATTTGCTTCGGCGTTAACGTCGAATGATAAAATATTAAAAACGGCATTAATGACAATTCCATTAGGACGCGTAGCACAACCTGACGAGATGGCTGGTACCGTTCTGTACTTGGTATCCGATGCATCGACCTATACCACAGGTACGACTATTACCGTTGATGGCGGTTATTTAGCTTAG
- a CDS encoding YdbL family protein, producing MKKSLLTTFVAATSLLFTSMTFAIELDDAKDQGLVGEQTDGYLGAVVSQPDVIALIKEVNNKRKAKYSQLASKNNLTLEQVEKLAAKKAYEKTASGHYVLVNGNWVKK from the coding sequence ATGAAAAAGAGCCTATTAACCACATTTGTTGCAGCTACATCCTTATTGTTCACTAGCATGACATTTGCCATTGAATTGGACGATGCTAAAGATCAAGGTTTAGTTGGTGAGCAAACAGACGGCTATCTGGGAGCTGTGGTCAGTCAACCCGATGTTATTGCGCTCATCAAAGAGGTCAATAACAAACGTAAAGCGAAATACAGTCAGCTAGCGTCTAAGAACAACTTAACACTAGAGCAAGTTGAAAAACTCGCTGCGAAAAAAGCCTATGAGAAAACCGCCTCAGGACACTATGTACTGGTAAACGGCAATTGGGTGAAAAAATAG
- a CDS encoding YnbE family lipoprotein: MMACISLGACTHKVQVETKEPITININVKIDHEIRVKVDKELDDIFSDDSELF; encoded by the coding sequence ATGATGGCATGTATTTCGTTAGGTGCTTGCACACATAAAGTGCAAGTAGAAACGAAGGAACCGATTACGATCAATATCAATGTAAAAATTGACCACGAAATCCGCGTTAAAGTGGATAAAGAGTTAGATGATATTTTCAGCGATGACAGTGAATTATTCTAA
- a CDS encoding YdbH domain-containing protein, translated as MHIEKACIHLPGLKVDIHNAHFSHKKNSVSIALLKVAHTTQKSTDESPSLISPVDLHQWHLPANLPRIRIDKASFNSDQINHPIHVSLQQPTPHSVTLTGDLQATLALNKKNDAKADKSKTVIEGDISWTLSDVVDLIPLDTKKLASLEPVLNQHVLMNAPIHSHILFDGAVITSNHQLSSHFVYAFEPCSIRSRVNGQIGIDVSLISQSIDLDLTKLHTQAELNKECTTLYPQLPFELPNEFSLEIPEPIRVNLQTVIIPSFLINHDDNRLMLAESRIVLANAQQPIQISTHVSLEGLLQLKSNEKYGKVKESAANTLALTSRSELSLVGQKWSLENIDIALKAEGISQYNLSAKALSANIQGAISESDGVELTLDVQAKNAAYYPAPTSSDVEPVPITIKTVEADITLLGHHEQGLTTSLSTHLTQVKRDTLLVNKLNNQMSGKINQLRKIDLTGSSRINGIAVNLSEDRYLTFATLSAEHTIEAAIQDKSLVSQHELTIDQAIHLHIQQQQQTLTVSAEQQAISNFQSVMSRFMPELTLQEGTLDLKGLFQLQNATFDGKIALANGALKYQEYTAKGAATTAHIQLNSAGLQLEKSTLHIESVNAGVPIENIEIEYALHNSKAKINHAGGDVLGGTFNVGELWLDKRNQDTQVRVKDISLAKAVALQQQSGIEVTGSVSGILPMSIDNNEVHIDDGLLKSQGPGTLKIDGNPAFDSIAEQQSELNYLRDLQFEQLSSNVTLHSDGLLLLDFAILGKNPNQQQAVNFNYHHEENVLTLLRSLRLTDSVQNQIEHKIKQGGVQ; from the coding sequence GTGCATATAGAAAAAGCATGTATTCACCTGCCAGGCTTAAAGGTCGATATTCACAATGCGCACTTTTCACATAAGAAGAATAGTGTATCCATCGCCTTACTGAAAGTTGCACACACCACGCAAAAAAGCACAGATGAAAGTCCTTCATTAATATCGCCCGTGGATTTACACCAATGGCACTTACCAGCTAATTTGCCACGCATACGAATTGATAAGGCGAGCTTTAATAGCGATCAGATTAACCACCCTATACATGTAAGCCTGCAGCAACCCACACCTCATTCAGTGACATTAACTGGCGATTTACAGGCGACACTTGCGCTGAACAAAAAAAATGACGCAAAAGCCGACAAAAGCAAAACTGTCATAGAAGGTGATATTAGTTGGACGTTATCTGACGTTGTTGACTTGATTCCACTAGATACGAAAAAGCTAGCGTCTCTGGAGCCCGTGTTGAATCAGCACGTATTAATGAATGCTCCTATTCACAGCCATATTTTATTTGATGGTGCTGTTATTACGTCTAATCATCAACTCTCCAGTCATTTTGTTTATGCTTTTGAGCCGTGTTCAATACGCTCTCGTGTTAACGGCCAGATAGGAATCGATGTATCTTTGATAAGCCAATCGATTGACTTAGATCTGACGAAATTACACACACAAGCAGAGCTAAACAAGGAGTGTACTACCCTATACCCACAATTGCCTTTTGAGCTTCCTAATGAGTTTTCGCTAGAGATCCCCGAGCCAATTAGGGTGAACCTGCAAACTGTGATCATCCCCTCTTTTTTAATCAACCACGACGACAACAGGCTTATGTTGGCTGAGTCACGCATTGTGTTAGCAAACGCACAGCAGCCCATTCAGATTTCGACTCACGTTAGCCTTGAAGGTCTTTTACAGCTTAAGTCCAACGAAAAATACGGTAAAGTAAAGGAATCTGCCGCTAATACCCTAGCACTTACCTCACGTTCAGAGCTAAGTCTTGTAGGTCAAAAGTGGTCACTCGAAAATATAGATATTGCGCTAAAAGCTGAGGGTATTTCACAATATAACCTGTCAGCTAAAGCGCTTTCAGCGAATATCCAAGGGGCAATATCCGAATCCGATGGCGTTGAACTAACACTTGATGTGCAGGCAAAAAATGCCGCGTATTATCCCGCTCCAACCTCATCTGACGTTGAGCCGGTACCGATTACGATAAAGACAGTGGAGGCCGACATCACATTGCTGGGGCACCATGAACAAGGTCTGACCACGTCGTTAAGTACCCATTTAACGCAAGTTAAGCGCGATACCCTGTTAGTCAATAAGCTAAACAATCAGATGTCCGGTAAAATCAATCAGTTGCGTAAAATTGATTTGACTGGTAGCTCGCGTATCAATGGCATTGCAGTTAACCTTAGTGAAGATCGGTACTTAACCTTTGCCACACTCTCTGCCGAGCACACGATAGAAGCTGCTATTCAAGATAAGTCTTTAGTCAGCCAGCATGAACTGACAATTGATCAAGCTATTCACCTGCATATACAACAGCAACAACAAACCTTAACTGTTAGTGCCGAGCAGCAAGCTATCAGTAATTTTCAAAGTGTTATGAGTCGGTTTATGCCAGAACTGACATTGCAAGAAGGTACGCTTGACCTTAAAGGACTTTTTCAGCTTCAAAACGCCACTTTCGACGGAAAGATTGCCCTAGCGAATGGGGCGCTAAAATATCAGGAATACACTGCAAAGGGGGCTGCTACCACGGCACATATTCAACTTAATTCAGCGGGTCTTCAGCTAGAAAAGAGCACATTACATATTGAAAGCGTTAATGCAGGTGTACCAATTGAAAATATCGAAATTGAATATGCGTTGCATAACAGCAAGGCCAAAATCAACCATGCAGGTGGTGACGTATTAGGCGGAACCTTTAATGTAGGTGAATTATGGTTAGATAAACGTAACCAAGATACTCAAGTGAGGGTAAAAGATATTAGTTTGGCAAAGGCAGTGGCGTTGCAGCAGCAATCAGGTATTGAGGTTACCGGTAGCGTTTCAGGCATCTTACCCATGAGCATAGATAACAATGAAGTGCATATTGACGATGGACTACTAAAAAGTCAGGGGCCAGGAACCTTAAAAATCGACGGTAACCCAGCATTTGACTCGATTGCTGAACAACAATCTGAGTTAAACTACTTGAGAGATTTACAGTTTGAACAATTAAGCAGTAACGTAACGTTACATTCTGACGGCTTATTATTGTTAGACTTTGCTATTTTAGGCAAAAACCCCAATCAACAACAGGCGGTTAATTTTAATTACCATCATGAGGAAAATGTCTTAACCTTATTACGCTCACTTAGGTTGACAGATTCAGTACAGAATCAAATTGAACACAAAATTAAACAAGGCGGTGTACAGTGA
- a CDS encoding DEAD/DEAH box helicase, giving the protein MSFADLGLSPAILSAVTAKGYTDPSPIQAQAIPAILEGKDIMAAAQTGTGKTAGFTLPLLELLNRGKHARGNQARALVLTPTRELAAQVGASVVDYGKDLPLRSAVVFGGVGINPQMIKLRKGVDILVATPGRLLDLYNQNAVRFDDLEVLVLDEADRMLDMGFIHDIKKVLKLLPAKRQNLLFSATFSDDIRALAKGLVNNPVEVSVSPANTTVEAVDQSICPVDKNQKTPALIRMIKDNDWQQVLVFSRTKHGANRIAKQLEARGITSAAIHGNKSQGARTKALAEFKSGKVRALVATDIAARGLDISQLPQVVNYDLPNVAEDYVHRIGRTGRAGASGQAISLVTADEFSLLADIERFTKQIIPRKGMEGFEPVHALPESRLDTRPIKPKKPKKPRVQHKDGQRSGDNARGHYSGKRRGNGPKNASPRRSASQ; this is encoded by the coding sequence ATGAGTTTTGCCGATTTAGGCTTATCCCCCGCCATTTTGTCTGCCGTTACAGCCAAAGGCTACACCGACCCGTCGCCCATCCAAGCACAAGCAATTCCCGCCATACTAGAAGGTAAAGATATTATGGCAGCCGCACAGACTGGCACAGGTAAAACTGCCGGATTTACTCTCCCTTTGCTCGAATTGCTCAATCGTGGCAAGCATGCGCGTGGCAATCAAGCCCGTGCTCTTGTATTGACACCTACTCGTGAACTAGCGGCCCAAGTCGGTGCAAGCGTCGTCGATTATGGTAAGGATTTACCCCTACGTTCAGCGGTAGTATTTGGTGGAGTCGGTATCAATCCTCAAATGATTAAGCTCCGTAAAGGTGTTGATATTTTAGTCGCCACGCCGGGCCGCTTGCTGGATCTATATAATCAAAACGCTGTTCGATTCGACGACCTTGAAGTGCTTGTACTTGATGAAGCGGACCGTATGTTAGATATGGGTTTTATTCATGACATCAAAAAAGTGTTAAAGCTGCTTCCAGCGAAACGTCAAAACCTTTTATTCTCAGCGACCTTCTCGGACGATATTCGCGCTTTAGCCAAAGGCTTGGTGAATAACCCGGTTGAAGTGTCTGTTTCTCCTGCGAATACGACAGTAGAAGCCGTTGATCAATCTATTTGTCCGGTAGATAAGAACCAAAAAACGCCCGCCTTGATTCGCATGATAAAAGACAATGACTGGCAGCAAGTGTTAGTTTTCAGCCGCACTAAACACGGCGCCAATCGAATCGCCAAACAACTTGAAGCACGTGGCATCACTTCAGCGGCGATTCATGGTAACAAGAGCCAAGGGGCACGTACCAAGGCGTTGGCAGAATTTAAAAGTGGTAAAGTGCGTGCTTTAGTCGCCACAGATATCGCTGCGCGCGGATTAGACATTAGTCAGTTACCTCAAGTCGTAAACTATGACTTACCGAATGTAGCAGAGGATTATGTTCACCGCATCGGTCGCACAGGTCGTGCTGGGGCAAGTGGCCAAGCAATATCATTAGTCACCGCAGATGAATTTTCATTGCTGGCCGACATCGAGCGTTTTACCAAACAAATTATTCCACGTAAAGGAATGGAAGGCTTTGAACCCGTTCATGCCCTACCTGAGTCGCGCTTAGATACCAGACCAATCAAACCTAAAAAGCCCAAAAAGCCTCGTGTTCAACACAAGGACGGGCAGCGCTCCGGTGATAATGCTCGCGGTCATTACTCAGGTAAACGCAGAGGAAACGGCCCAAAAAACGCCAGCCCTCGTCGCTCAGCGTCTCAATAG
- the rne gene encoding ribonuclease E: protein MLINATQQEELRVALVDGQKLYDLDIESPGHEQKKANIYKGTITRVEPSLEAAFVDYGAERHGFLPLKEIARTYFPQGYKFEGRPNIKDVIKEGQEVIIQIDKEERGQKGAALTTFISLAGSYLVLMPNNPRAGGISRRIEGDERTDLKQALSNLTLPDGMGLIVRTAGVGKSAEELQWDLSVLLTHWTAISEAADSRPAPFLIHQESNVIVRAIRDYLRRDIGEILIDKTSIYEQAMKHIELVRPDFANRVKLYRGDVPLFSHYQIESQIESAFQREVRLPSGGSIVIDPTEALTSIDINSARATKGSDIEETAFNTNLEAADEIARQLRLRDLGGLVVIDFIDMTPVRHQREVENRMKDAVRHDRARVQLGRISRFGLLEMSRQRLRPSLGDSAHNVCPRCSGHGTVRGTESLALSVLRIMEEESIKDNTGQIEAQLPVNVATYLLNEKRGAVASVEKRHKVQLVIIPNPNMETPHYHVARRRPDDAIHDMSYNVELMKNEDTEADKAVTATPVKEQPVLQSFVSPAKAAPAQTQGPKTTEVEGVSLLTKIASWLKSLFAPAPQPEPEPEVKPQRKPQQRRNRNNPRRGKQGDNRSEGRNDNRSESRGEKADSRDGNEKPNNRKPRRNDNRKPRNDNKTAKDSTNNTPDQKKEQKPAAPRKEIKEHKVAERRKRRDNRRSVRVDDNKEQVTSNSTQTNGSDAKASAGNQSSAPAETNVAQNIEQTTTAKETAIVDTQIPVSAPAHSDEPAKKPKAKVKEKRAQEATHETHEDPAKPESSESQDSERNDSTTQRTRSRRSPRHIRAAGQKRRKDEDAQASHSGNEEQSAKQDELQFDDPQAQAAPVQTEQAIAESVAQAPQHAPVTEVSADVATPAPAQGDLLSQPEDTISKGQDKPKAPEVTALQSEDTQPMIKPESTEQAESNVAQSDVSKASTEGETPTVQETPVEAEQPVESDATASETSTDEAAAADKAPAADKAPAADKAPAADKAPAAGKAPAADKAPAAGKAPAADKEQEDNKPAQAKAKKSAPKAEKVSASVAKARASHPMATPAPVEHVFTSVNIGSLGDEARPSVNASGRSAAMVAASTRATAPATRPVAQD, encoded by the coding sequence ATGTTAATCAATGCAACACAGCAAGAAGAGTTGCGTGTTGCCCTCGTTGATGGTCAGAAGCTTTACGATTTAGACATTGAAAGCCCAGGCCATGAACAGAAAAAAGCCAATATATATAAAGGCACTATTACCCGCGTCGAACCCAGTTTAGAAGCAGCTTTTGTCGACTATGGCGCAGAGCGTCACGGTTTCCTGCCTTTGAAAGAAATCGCACGCACTTACTTCCCCCAAGGTTACAAATTTGAAGGCCGTCCAAACATCAAGGATGTCATCAAAGAAGGTCAAGAAGTCATTATTCAAATTGATAAAGAAGAGCGCGGCCAAAAAGGTGCAGCACTAACAACTTTTATCAGTTTAGCCGGTAGCTACTTGGTATTGATGCCAAATAACCCAAGAGCAGGTGGTATTTCTCGCCGTATCGAAGGTGATGAACGTACTGATCTTAAACAAGCGTTAAGCAATTTAACCTTACCTGATGGCATGGGTTTAATTGTGCGTACTGCTGGTGTGGGTAAATCGGCCGAAGAGTTACAATGGGATTTAAGCGTTTTGTTAACCCATTGGACAGCCATTTCAGAGGCCGCTGATTCGCGCCCTGCTCCGTTTTTAATCCACCAAGAAAGCAATGTAATCGTGCGTGCTATACGTGACTATTTACGTCGCGATATTGGTGAAATTCTGATTGATAAAACCAGCATATACGAACAAGCGATGAAGCACATTGAGTTGGTTCGCCCTGACTTTGCTAATCGTGTAAAACTGTATCGTGGGGATGTGCCTTTATTCAGCCACTACCAAATCGAAAGCCAAATTGAGTCAGCGTTCCAACGTGAAGTACGCTTACCCTCAGGTGGTTCTATTGTTATTGACCCTACCGAAGCGCTTACATCAATTGATATCAACTCAGCTCGTGCCACCAAAGGCAGCGATATTGAGGAAACCGCATTTAATACCAATCTTGAAGCTGCCGATGAAATCGCCCGTCAATTGCGTCTTCGCGATTTAGGCGGTTTGGTTGTGATCGACTTCATCGACATGACACCTGTTCGCCATCAACGTGAAGTTGAAAATCGAATGAAAGATGCCGTACGACACGATCGCGCTCGCGTTCAACTCGGCCGCATTTCTCGCTTTGGTTTACTTGAAATGTCTCGTCAACGTTTACGTCCGTCATTGGGTGATTCTGCCCACAATGTATGTCCGCGTTGTAGCGGCCACGGTACTGTTCGCGGGACCGAATCATTAGCGTTATCTGTACTACGCATCATGGAAGAGGAAAGCATCAAAGATAATACAGGTCAGATTGAAGCTCAGCTACCTGTCAATGTTGCTACTTACCTGCTGAATGAAAAGCGTGGCGCTGTTGCCAGCGTTGAAAAACGTCATAAAGTGCAGTTAGTCATTATTCCTAATCCGAATATGGAAACGCCGCATTATCACGTTGCGCGTCGCCGCCCTGATGATGCGATACACGACATGAGTTATAACGTCGAATTGATGAAAAACGAGGACACTGAAGCCGATAAGGCAGTCACTGCCACTCCGGTTAAGGAACAGCCTGTATTGCAAAGTTTTGTCTCACCCGCAAAAGCAGCACCGGCACAAACTCAAGGACCGAAAACAACCGAGGTTGAAGGTGTTTCCCTGCTAACTAAAATCGCAAGTTGGCTAAAATCCTTGTTCGCGCCTGCGCCACAACCTGAGCCAGAGCCAGAAGTTAAACCACAACGTAAACCGCAGCAACGTCGTAACCGCAACAACCCACGTCGTGGTAAGCAAGGTGATAATCGCTCAGAAGGTCGTAATGACAATCGTAGTGAAAGTCGTGGTGAAAAAGCGGACAGTCGTGACGGCAATGAGAAGCCAAATAATCGCAAGCCTCGTCGCAACGATAATCGTAAACCTCGTAACGACAATAAAACGGCAAAAGATTCGACAAATAACACGCCGGATCAAAAGAAAGAGCAGAAACCAGCAGCGCCGCGTAAAGAAATAAAAGAGCATAAGGTCGCTGAGCGTCGTAAACGTCGTGATAATAGACGTAGCGTGCGTGTCGATGACAATAAAGAGCAGGTAACGAGCAATAGCACTCAAACAAACGGCTCTGATGCGAAAGCATCTGCGGGTAATCAATCGTCAGCACCTGCTGAAACCAATGTAGCACAAAACATTGAACAAACGACTACGGCCAAAGAAACAGCAATAGTTGATACACAAATACCTGTATCGGCTCCTGCTCACAGTGATGAGCCAGCGAAAAAGCCTAAAGCAAAGGTCAAAGAAAAGCGTGCTCAAGAAGCCACCCATGAAACCCATGAGGACCCAGCTAAACCTGAGTCTAGCGAAAGTCAAGACAGCGAAAGAAACGACAGTACAACCCAGCGTACTCGTAGTCGCCGTTCACCTCGCCATATTCGTGCAGCAGGTCAAAAACGACGTAAAGATGAAGATGCACAAGCGTCTCACAGTGGCAATGAAGAGCAATCAGCGAAGCAAGATGAATTGCAGTTTGACGACCCACAAGCACAAGCTGCTCCAGTGCAAACTGAACAAGCTATTGCAGAGTCTGTAGCTCAAGCTCCACAGCACGCCCCTGTTACAGAAGTAAGTGCTGATGTTGCAACTCCTGCGCCTGCCCAAGGTGATTTACTTTCTCAACCTGAGGATACAATCTCGAAAGGACAAGACAAACCTAAAGCACCCGAAGTAACTGCGCTTCAATCTGAAGATACACAGCCAATGATAAAGCCTGAATCAACAGAGCAAGCCGAATCAAATGTTGCACAATCTGACGTGTCTAAGGCTTCAACGGAAGGTGAAACGCCCACAGTTCAAGAAACGCCTGTTGAGGCTGAACAACCAGTAGAATCTGACGCGACTGCTTCAGAAACATCTACCGATGAAGCCGCTGCAGCTGATAAAGCACCTGCAGCTGATAAAGCACCTGCAGCTGATAAAGCGCCTGCTGCTGATAAAGCGCCTGCTGCTGGTAAAGCGCCTGCTGCTGATAAAGCGCCTGCTGCTGGTAAAGCGCCTGCTGCTGATAAAGAGCAGGAAGACAACAAGCCGGCCCAAGCTAAAGCGAAGAAAAGCGCACCTAAAGCAGAAAAGGTCAGTGCATCGGTTGCCAAAGCTCGAGCTTCTCACCCAATGGCAACGCCAGCTCCCGTTGAACATGTATTTACCTCAGTAAATATCGGTTCGTTAGGCGATGAGGCGAGACCTTCAGTGAATGCATCGGGTCGCTCAGCGGCGATGGTTGCTGCGTCAACTCGTGCAACAGCACCTGCTACGCGTCCTGTCGCACAAGACTAA